Proteins from a genomic interval of Kribbella aluminosa:
- a CDS encoding MFS transporter, translating into MSVPRSALLPAALSFFLVTLNASMTTTALPSIGRDLPGGGLPWVLTGYSLVFAICLLPAGAWADRVGATRAFVVGVGVFAVTSVVCAVAGSLDVLLVARALQGAAAAVVLPAGLSMVNSAVPDPAARARAVGRWAAAGAVALVVGSPLGGAITSGLGWRATFWLNVPVGLLVLAIGHRVSSTPAPTSLSGVAALVRSAPVVVSSVTGFALNFASYGAIFVVTLLLQQELGRSAWETGLVFVPMTLLIIPANLLAGRLGIVAALRLGQALMAVGLLGLCFSGTAIWQLTGWLLPIGAGAGLVAPSATTLMLNGVPPERGGLGSGLLNAARQLGSGAAPAIFGALLGGAHFITGYRISVLIALAVIAVPLAARPRALVA; encoded by the coding sequence ATGTCCGTACCTCGTTCCGCGCTGCTTCCGGCGGCGCTGTCGTTCTTTCTCGTCACGCTCAACGCTTCCATGACCACTACCGCACTCCCCTCGATCGGCCGGGATCTTCCCGGCGGCGGGCTGCCGTGGGTGCTGACCGGGTACTCGTTGGTCTTCGCGATCTGCCTGCTGCCGGCCGGGGCGTGGGCCGATCGGGTCGGAGCCACCCGCGCCTTCGTTGTCGGTGTCGGGGTGTTCGCGGTGACATCGGTCGTCTGCGCTGTCGCCGGGAGTCTCGATGTGCTGCTGGTCGCCCGGGCGTTGCAGGGTGCCGCGGCCGCGGTCGTCCTCCCGGCGGGGCTCTCGATGGTGAACAGCGCCGTACCCGATCCGGCTGCTCGCGCTCGTGCTGTTGGTCGGTGGGCTGCTGCGGGAGCGGTTGCGTTGGTGGTCGGCTCGCCACTCGGCGGGGCGATCACCTCCGGGCTCGGCTGGCGCGCGACCTTCTGGCTGAACGTTCCGGTTGGTCTGCTCGTCCTTGCGATCGGTCACCGGGTCAGCTCGACGCCCGCACCGACGTCGCTCTCGGGCGTTGCGGCGCTCGTCCGCTCCGCGCCGGTGGTGGTCAGCTCGGTGACCGGGTTCGCGCTGAACTTCGCGTCGTACGGCGCGATCTTCGTCGTCACGCTTCTCCTGCAGCAGGAGCTCGGCAGATCGGCCTGGGAGACCGGGCTCGTCTTCGTGCCGATGACGTTGCTGATCATCCCCGCGAACCTCCTCGCCGGGCGGCTCGGTATCGTCGCCGCCTTGCGCCTTGGACAGGCCTTGATGGCAGTCGGCCTTCTTGGGCTGTGCTTCAGCGGTACGGCGATCTGGCAGCTGACCGGCTGGCTGCTGCCGATCGGCGCCGGCGCCGGGCTGGTCGCTCCGAGCGCGACCACCCTGATGCTCAACGGCGTACCACCTGAACGCGGCGGCCTCGGCTCCGGCCTGCTCAACGCCGCCCGCCAACTCGGCAGCGGTGCAGCACCGGCAATCTTCGGCGCCCTGCTAGGCGGCGCACACTTCATCACCGGCTACCGGATCAGCGTCCTGATCGCGCTGGCCGTCATCGCCGTCCCACTCGCCGCCCGTCCGAGAGCATTGGTCGCATGA
- a CDS encoding VOC family protein codes for MNHITEIRTVGVPVRDQDRALEFYTGTLGFEVQLDVPLPQFGGRWIVVAPAGSGQGRASIALVPESEDNPAGVDTGIRMASPDAKAAHRHFLDTGIDTGELLEWPGTPPMFSLRDPDGNRLYISEL; via the coding sequence ATGAACCACATCACCGAGATCCGGACCGTCGGCGTACCCGTGCGCGACCAGGACCGGGCGCTGGAGTTCTACACCGGCACGCTGGGCTTCGAGGTCCAGCTCGACGTACCGCTGCCGCAGTTCGGCGGCCGCTGGATCGTCGTCGCACCCGCCGGCTCCGGACAGGGCCGCGCGAGCATCGCGCTGGTCCCGGAGAGCGAGGACAACCCGGCCGGCGTCGACACCGGCATCCGCATGGCCAGCCCGGACGCGAAGGCCGCCCACCGGCACTTCCTGGACACCGGCATCGACACCGGCGAACTCCTCGAGTGGCCCGGCACCCCGCCGATGTTCAGCCTCCGCGACCCGGACGGCAACCGCCTCTACATCTCGGAGCTCTGA
- a CDS encoding dihydrofolate reductase family protein translates to MRLHEWYLQPDGSVGRPEGEAGAIWDGMDATGAVVVGRRTAEQVDYYGGEHHGVPLFVVSHDPPSVPYEQVHFARDIETAMAQAKEAAGEKDVLVHGAITARTALEAGVLDELQLSQVHTDDRRGRRRTRPRLSQSSEM, encoded by the coding sequence ATGCGGCTGCACGAGTGGTACCTGCAGCCCGACGGGTCGGTCGGCCGCCCCGAAGGCGAGGCCGGGGCGATCTGGGACGGGATGGACGCGACCGGGGCGGTCGTCGTCGGTCGTCGTACGGCGGAACAGGTCGACTACTACGGCGGTGAGCACCACGGCGTACCGCTGTTCGTGGTGAGCCACGACCCGCCGTCGGTGCCGTACGAGCAGGTGCACTTCGCCCGCGACATCGAGACCGCGATGGCGCAGGCGAAGGAAGCCGCCGGTGAGAAGGACGTCCTGGTGCACGGCGCGATCACCGCGCGTACCGCGTTGGAGGCCGGCGTTCTCGACGAACTGCAGCTGAGCCAGGTCCACACAGACGATCGACGCGGCCGGCGGCGGACACGTCCTCGGCTGAGTCAGAGCTCCGAGATGTAG
- a CDS encoding helix-turn-helix transcriptional regulator: MNRRHELGAFLRERRARLTAAAAGLIEGPPRRTPGLRREEIAELAGLSAGYYARLEQGHAAHPSESVLAALIRILQLTPDEARHLRALAGESAPLPAEQVSRSALRMMDLLKPPTAALVLGRIGDVLAWNEEAAMLFPGRLDGPRPNNARYVFCDPQAREIFPNWPEVADDTVAHLRAAAGHLVDDPCFRSLVDNLLVDSPEFAARWSRRDVRRHVTGVKYLDHPTLGRLTVDYEVVAVLDEPDQFLVVYGRSDVEKPGTAST, from the coding sequence ATGAATCGCCGGCACGAGCTAGGGGCGTTCCTGCGGGAGCGACGGGCGCGCCTGACCGCCGCGGCCGCAGGCCTGATCGAAGGCCCACCGCGCCGTACGCCGGGACTCCGCCGCGAGGAGATCGCCGAGCTGGCCGGTCTGAGTGCCGGGTACTACGCACGCCTCGAGCAGGGCCACGCCGCACACCCGTCGGAGAGCGTCCTCGCAGCTCTCATCCGAATCCTCCAGCTCACGCCCGACGAGGCCCGGCACCTCCGGGCGCTCGCCGGCGAGTCCGCGCCGCTGCCGGCCGAGCAGGTGTCCCGTTCGGCGCTCCGGATGATGGACCTGCTCAAACCACCGACGGCTGCGCTCGTCCTCGGCCGGATCGGCGACGTACTGGCCTGGAACGAGGAAGCGGCGATGCTCTTCCCCGGACGGCTGGACGGCCCGCGGCCGAACAACGCGCGCTACGTGTTCTGCGATCCGCAAGCACGCGAGATCTTCCCGAACTGGCCGGAGGTGGCGGACGACACCGTGGCGCATCTCCGCGCGGCCGCCGGTCACCTCGTCGACGATCCGTGCTTCCGGTCGCTTGTCGACAATCTGCTTGTCGACAGTCCGGAGTTCGCGGCCCGCTGGTCCCGGCGGGACGTACGGCGGCACGTCACCGGGGTGAAGTACCTCGACCACCCGACGCTCGGGCGGCTGACCGTGGACTACGAGGTGGTCGCCGTACTCGACGAGCCGGATCAGTTTCTCGTGGTTTACGGGCGGAGTGATGTCGAAAAGCCCGGGACGGCTTCTACCTAG